One window of Anas acuta chromosome 23, bAnaAcu1.1, whole genome shotgun sequence genomic DNA carries:
- the CRTAM gene encoding cytotoxic and regulatory T-cell molecule, giving the protein MNFTTALHIAALLLMQGDFAEAGGETVTLQEGEDLNLSCTLGGSNSSVRQWLNPRGFTIFLDTKWGLRDQRYKLIHYSEDELSIRLSNVTVHDEGVYKCFYYGTPFKVKTTTVEVLAAPSKPVLEAFHDTERGITLSCSTRGSKPRPQITWLLDNGIQLPGDTTHKLEANGEKWTTTSTLTVLAYGPNSTASCLVHHKALKEEKLAVPFRFEDLPGTVTNTYPASTAQEVVTHVPEHEQPTATATESDLDNSTNFSPSYPQHNGSDQPSIPSAVTENPAVLSSASTTTQQNLQPAVTSTWPEATSAAAGEEELSGTPSHHVPNGTDTASNGTVTEDELPRTDASPPSENITQISIITFEQDLLSEGIQREKDVLLPSLVAVLIFVLLIIVVLFMRKLKKAHGVWKRENDNSEQTLESYKSKSNEESPGHEKNEQAVNQKSNVQYVTEGYAEKPQKNPGEKNITIAEKLFTCGRETDV; this is encoded by the exons ATGAATTTCACCACGGCGCTCCACATCGCGGCTCTGCTCCTGATGCAAG GGGATTTCGCAGAAGCTGGCGGTGAAACCGTAACTCTGCAGGAAGGAGAGGACCTAAATCTCAGCTGCACCCTCGGGGGTAGCAACAGCTCCGTCAGGCAGTGGCTAAACCCTCGTGGGTTTACGATTTTTCTTGACACCAAGTGGG GTTTAAGAGATCAGAGGTACAAGCTTATCCATTATTCAGAGGATGAGTTATCCATCCGACTGTCTAATGTAACAGTGCACGACGAAGGCGTCTACAAATGCTTCTACTACGGCACCCCGTTCAAAGTCAAGACGACGACTGTTGAGGTGTTGG ctgctccttctAAACCGGTACTGGAAGCATTCCATGACACAGAAAGAGGCATTACGCTGTCCTGCTCTACACGAGGAAGTAAACCACGGCCCCAGATTACCTGGCTGTTGGATAACGGGATACAACTTCCAG GTGACACCACGCACAAGTTAGAAGCCAATGGGGAGAAATGGACCACGACCAGCACGCTGACAGTCCTCGCCTACGGGCCCAATTCAACAGCCAGCTGCCTCGTTCACCACAAAGCATTAAAAGAAGAGAAGCTGGCTGTGCCTTTCCGCTTTGAGGACCTCCCTGGAACAG tgacaaacACATATCCTGCATCAACTGCACAAGAGGTGGTTACACACGTCCCTGAGCATGAGCAGCCTACAG cgACTGCAACAGAGTCAGATCTGGACAACAGTACAAACTTCTCCCCAAGCTACCCACAACATAATG GCTCCGACCAGCCAAGCATCCCTTCTGCAGTAACAGAGAATCCAGCAGTTCTCAGCTCAGCATCAACTACAACCCAGCAAAACCTCCAGCCAGCTGTCACATCTACTT ggcCCGAAGCAacatcagctgcagcaggagaggaagaaCTGTCTGGTACCCCGAGTCACCATGTCCCAAACG gcACTGACACAGCATCCAATGGCACAGTGACAGAAGACGAACTTCCCAGGACAGATGCCTCACCCCCAAGTGAAAACATAACTCAGATTTCCATCATCACCTTCG AGCAAGATCTGCTATCCGAAGGCATCCAAAGGGAGAAGGATGTCCTGCTGCCAAGCTTGGTGGCTGTTCTGATTTTCGTGTTGCTCATCATTGTTGTGCTTTTTATGAGGAAGTTGAAAAAAGCTCATGGAGTGTGGAAGAGAG aaaatgaTAATTCAGAGCAGACGCTGGAGAGTTATAAATCCAAATCTAATGAAGAAAGTCCAGGCCATGAGAAGAACGAACAAG CTGTCAATCAGAAGTCCAACGTGCAGTACGTAACAGAAGGATATGCGGAAAAGCCACAGAAGAatccaggagagaaaaacatcaCAATAGCTGAGAAACTGTTTACATGTGGAAGGGAAACAGATGTATAG
- the JHY gene encoding jhy protein homolog, whose protein sequence is MNSSATEYISVSSPSTYDMSKKPFPQRVITQPHFHPAHWKKTSVSKGGFVPDSQESDSESLVQERQYQLELQQRIRENEELVGLYADEVESDSLEEEDSLEEMSLREQGVKYDTNQYTNGTREKESNVREQQPVDKYFNLRYNPNWKNTKEVAEFPETAKPYHIAGEGSVDFSQDSFYLHSSGSPEEKNQLEAKLQDSFSEFGTELPSFREPDAFISSEPFRLHTRGKESADGCYFKHSPSAHSSAFSLQIQENQPQRAKKDFVEKNKRTLGLRTDKKTSYLQLHSKKQGEVLQEQIADTKTVDEEPVQSVPPFQNVKMDPEDKWYLKSQQLKDHQNKWSQRKKIKSNQSLKGGAFSRSDNQQPPGRLAEPKPWHRPTSEFRTAPTQAAEQDSSSAPQKWLCPSLSVGHDTNTAANSKNCLINFPNQRHSVNQDFTTPTYPIHPTPHKLNPAEVMSPAYTSKETKKYQHQPPNGLPHDQQHLYTDDTAKFFPRDGSTDGQAYPNQRNISSTFNANFQELVKDHISLQDCKRHNYAQKSYHNHAVSSLRPSQSPAACCTASQLTQTTEQHHQEVSHLKEAHLADDRHLFSPLPPVIPQAESESEVDPKRGEGNQAKINRSNSEGYLMLMEKQKQPKVYKKPYSSKAYMNLDVKLGGLGPDYEAIKEKKEKLKQQKEYAKQIKEHNMKNIALVQRLPTKPQVISLVSRQKALEYAKKIPKPKTFTAKQLDEEVKEERIPTTTLKGDSFPQIASLETLQSRHEKEKQVVAAFRTLHIL, encoded by the exons ATGAATTCTTCAGCTACGGAgtatatttcagtttcttctccaAGCACTTATGACATGAGTAAAAAACCTTTTCCTCAGAGAGTAATCACGCAACCACATTTTCATCCTGCACATTGGAAAAAGACATCTGTAAGCAAAGGGGGCTTTGTCCCTGACTCCCAAGAGTCCGATTCTGAAAGCCTTGTTCAAGAGAGGCAGTATCAGCTGGAACTCCAGCAGCGAATTCGTGAAAATGAAGAGCTGGTAGGACTGTATGCTGATGAGGTGGAGAGTGACAGCTTAGAAGAAGAAGATAGCTTGGAGGAGATGAGTTTAAGAGAACAAGGAGTTAAGTATGACACAAATCAATATACAAATGGAACACGAGAGAAAGAGAGTAATGTAAG ggaaCAGCAGCCTGTAGACAAATATTTCAACCTAAGGTATAATCCTAactggaaaaacacaaaagaggTAGCAGAATTTCCCGAGACAGCAAAACCATATCACATTGCTGGAGAAGGCAGTGTGGACTTTTCACAGGATTCATTTTACCTCCATTCCAGTGGCTCCCCAGAAGAAAAGAATCAACTGGAGGCAAAGTTGCAAGATTCATTCTCTGAGTTTGGTACAGAATTACCCAGCTTTCGTGAACCAGATGCCTTCATCAGCAGTGAGCCTTTTAGGTTACATACCAGAGGGAAGGAATCTGCAGATGGCTGTTATTTCAAACATAGTCCCAGTGCGCACAGCagtgctttttctcttcagattcAAGAAAATCAACCCCAAAGAGCAAAAAAAGACTTCGTGGAGAAAAATAAACGGACTTTGGGATTACGTACAGACAAGAAAACTTCGTATCTTCAGTTACACAGCAAAAAGCAAGGAGAAGTTCTTCAAGAGCAG ATTGCAGATACTAAAACTGTTGATGAGGAACCAGTTCAGAGTGTCCCACCATTCCAGAACGTGAAAATGGACCCTGAAGACAAGTGGTACCTGAAGTCACAGCAGCTCAAG GATCACCAAAACAAGTGGTCCcagagaaagaagataaaatccAACCAGAGTCTCAAAGGGGGAGCTTTCTCAAGGAGTGATAACCAACAGCCACCAGGAAGACTAGCAGAACCAAAGCCTTGGCATCGCCCAACGTCAGAATTTCGGACAGCTCccacacaggcagcagagcaagACAGCAGCAGTGCACCGCAGAAATGGCTGTGCCCCAGTCTTTCTGTCGGACATGACACTAATACAGCAGCAAATTCCAAAAATTGCTTAATCAATTTCCCAAATCAGAGACATTCTGTTAATCAGGATTTTACCACACCTACCTATCCTATTCATCCAACACCACATAAACTTAACCCAGCAGAGGTTATGTCACCGGCATATACCAGCAAGGAGACCAAGAAGTATCAGCATCAACCTCCAAATGGACTTCCACATGACCAGCAACATTTATACACGGATGATACTGCAAAGTTTTTTCCAAGAGATGGCAGTACCGATGGTCAAGCATATCCAAATCAGAGGAATATTTCATCTACTTTTAATGCTAATTTTCAAGAACTGGTAAAGGACCATATATCACTTCAGGATTGCAAGAGGCACAATTATGCACAAAAAAGTTATCACAACCATGCTGTCAGTAGTTTAAG gCCTTCCCAGTCACCAGCAGCCTGTTGTACAGCCTCCCAGCTTACGCAAACCACAGAGCAACATCACCAAGAAGTGTCTCATCTGAAAGAAGCTCACTTAGCTGATGACAGGCACTTGTTCAGCCCACTTCCACCAGTAATTCCACAGGCTGAAAGTGAGTCAGAGGTGGATCCAAAGAGAGGTGAAGGAAATCAAGCGAAAATAAACCGAAGCAACTCTGAAGGATATCTCATGctaatggaaaagcaaaaacagccTAAAGTCTACAAGAAG CCATATAGCTCAAAAGCCTACATGAATTTGGACGTGAAGCTTGGAGGCCTCGGACCTGACTATGAAGCCATCAAGGAAAAA aaAGAGAAGTTAAAGCAACAAAAGGAATATGCAAAGCAAATAAAGGAACACAACATGAAAAACATTGCTTTGGTTCAGAGGTTACCTACAAAACCCCAGGTCATATCTTTAGTGTCAAGACAGAAG